Genomic window (Fibrobacter sp.):
TACTCCTGACCGCGGGGACTGTCTCAGTGTTCTGGGGGTGGCAAGGGAGGTTGCAGCCAGATTTGGATTACCCCTGAAAAAAACTGCTCTGATTCCAGTTGAAAAATCAGACGATCCCATTGAGAATGCAATTTCAGTCAGTATTGAGGCACCATCTGGATGTCCCAGATACATGGGAAGGTTAATCAGGGGAGTGAAGGTCGCTCCTTCTGAGGAATGGATGCAGAGAAGGCTGATAAAGGCGGGATTAAGGCCGATCAACAACATTGTTGATGTCACCAATTACATTTTACTCCATTTCGGCCAGCCGATGCATGCTTTTGATTATAACTGCATCGCTGACAAGAAGATCAGGGTTAAAAAGGCTGAGAAGGAACAGGTATTTAAGACCCTTGATAATGCAGAGCGGAAGCTTATTGGTGACGATCTGCTTATTTGGGATGGGAGCAGGCCTGTTGCCCTGGCAGGTGTAATGGGTGGTGCCGGATCGGAGATTACTGAAGATACTCATGATGTATTTCTGGAGTGTGCGTATTTTGATCCTGTAACTGTAAGGAAGACATCGAAGCGTTTAGGATTATCCACTGATTCATCATACAGATTTGAGCGTGGTGTTGATCCTGCTGATGGGCTTTCTGACAGTCTGGATACTGCTGCTGAGCTTATCAGAAAAATGGCAGGTGGGGAAGTTGCTGCAGGGCGTATAGATGAGAATCCGGGAAAGATGGTTCCCCGGGAGATCAGGATCAGACCATCGAGGGCTTCTTTAGTCTTAGGGCACAGCTTTTCAGCAGAGCAGGTTTTTTCGTTTCTTGATTCACTCGGGTTCAAATGCAAAAAGGAATCAGAGGACTCAATTCACTGCACTGTTCCTCTTTTCCGCCATGACATTACTCTGGAAGTGGATCTGATTGAAGAAGTGGGGCGGATGTATGGATATGACAATATTCCTCCCTCAGTTGCAGCCTCTGTTTCACTATATAATTCTTTGCCTCCGGTGGAGAGAATTACCGATAAAATCAGGAACTCCTTGAGCTATTTTGGCCTTAATGAGATAATGACTAACAGCATGTGTTCTGCAGCTTTACGGGATTTGCTCTCTCCGGAGAAAATGCCTGTAAAGATTCTCAATCCTCTTAACCCCGAGATGGCTATAATGAGGACGACTCTTGCCGGGAGCATGCTTGGGGTAATAGCTTACAATTTGAACCGGAAAAACCAGAACAATCATTTTTATGAGATCGGGAAGGTTTTTGAGGTAACGGAAAACGGGAAGATAGTAGAACATGATGTGCTGGGGATAGCTGTAGAGGGGAATTATTGGGGGGCATCGTGGAATACTCCTGCGTTGAAGAATGATTTCTATATTCTCAAGGGTATTTTAGAGGCTTTTACCTCTCATCTTGGAGTAGACCCGTTTAAATTTTCGCCATGTTCTAAGGGCAGCAGGATATTGGAAGGTGAAGCGGCTGTGCTGGACAATGGCCTGATAAAGGGTACAGCAGGAAGGGTTTCCGAAGGAGTATGTAGCTATTTTGATATAAAGTCGACAGTATACTATGCCGAATTGGACATCACTGCACTAATAAATACCTCAATAAAAGAGCCTGTGTACAGTCCGTTGCCGAAGTTTCCAGCTCTTGAGCGGGATTTCAGCTTTGTGCTGCCTGAGCAGATAAGTGCTCAGGCTGTAACAGAAGAGATAAGCCGGGTTTCGCCGCTGGTGGAGCAAGTAGTACCTTTTGATCTTTTCAGGGGTGAAAAGCTGGGAGCCGGCCGCAAGAGTATTACTTTTGGCGTTAAACTCCGTTCATCGGAAAAGACGCTGACTGAAAAGGAAGCGGAAGGGGTTTGTTCGGCAATAGTTTCGGCTGTGGAGGCCAAATTCGGCGCGCATCTGCGTACTTAAAATTAAGTTGACTTTTTAAATCGAATAATGTAGGATTTACAGCGATGTAAATTCCTGTCGGCTTTTATATATTATTGAATATATATTTAAAAGCAGGACAGGGATTATAAACACCTGTTTTAAACTGTAGTAAGATGTTAATTTTAAAGTCTTTCTTTAGATAAACCTTCAGGTTGTATAATTATAACGAAGGGAGAGATTTTGTCCGTGGATTTTCTTAATGAATTAGAAAACAAGGTAAATGCACTTATTACTACCCTGGAGAGCATGCGGCAGGAGAATTCCAGGCTGAAAGAGGAGATTGAAAGTAACAACGGTCGTATTCAGGGAATTGAAGAAGAGAATGCTCGTTTAAAAGAGGAATTAGAGGCGCAGAGGGTTGATTCGCAGGGCGCCAAAGAAAAGATGAACGTTGCCGCGGAGAGGATTCAGAATCTCCTTTCCAAACTGGATACGGCAGTTCAGCAGTAGTGTTTTGCTGTAGTGGGTCGGGAGGTTTATGAGCACGTCTATGGAGAGTGTTCGTGTCGTAATCTTTGGCGTAGAGTATTCTATCAAAGCTGATGTCGACATTGAAACAACCAGGCAGATCGCTCGGTACGTCAATTCAAAGATGGCTGAAATTCACGAGAATACGGCGTCAAGGGATCACATGAAGATTGCTGTAATGTCGGCTTTGAATATCGCCGGTGAGTATTTTGAATACAAGGCCAAATATGAAGAAGGTGCCAGAAAATTAAATGAACTTCAGGAAAAGCTAGCATCGTTGAATAAAAAAGTTGACGGTGTACTTGGTTGTTAGATCAGGCATCCGCGTCCGAACTCCTCAATAGACCCCTCCTAAGCTGACAAGGTCACTTGTCGGTCTTAATGTTTCCATTGCAGCAAAATTAAAAAGTGTGAGAGACACCGGAGCAGGTTTTTTCTGTTCCGTTTATATACATTCAGCAACTTTTAAGGGAGGTTTTAATGAGTACACCACTCATTTTGATCATAATAGGAATAGTGTGTGTCACTTTAGGTTTTGCTGCCGGTTTTTTCTGGCGTGTAATTACGGATCGGAAGTACAAGGAAGACAGAGAACAGGAAGTGCAAAGAGAGGCTGAGCGGATAATAAAAGAGGCTCAGAAAGAGGCAGAACTTCAAAAGAAGACAGCGATTCTGGAAGCTAAAGATGAATGGTTCAGGGCTAAATCAGAATTTGAAAAGGAAGCTGCGAAAACAAGAGATGCTATCAGGCAGGATCAGCAGAGGATAAAAGAGCTTGATCTTGATTTGAGGCGACGGGATGAGGTAATAAGCAAAAGAGAATCGGAATTTGCTGCCAGAGAGAATTTCCTGAATTCAAAAGAGAAAACTCTGCGAACCAAGGATGCAGAGCTTACCCGTCTGATTGCTCTGGAAAATGAAAAG
Coding sequences:
- the zapB gene encoding cell division protein ZapB; protein product: MDFLNELENKVNALITTLESMRQENSRLKEEIESNNGRIQGIEEENARLKEELEAQRVDSQGAKEKMNVAAERIQNLLSKLDTAVQQ
- a CDS encoding phenylalanine--tRNA ligase subunit beta; the protein is MKIVYSWLKDFVDIDIPVEELADALTAASLEVASIEKFKIPDGVKVAKILEREKHPGADKLSVCKVDAGGPEPLTIVCGAPNARAGLITALATIGTVLGPDFKISKAKLRGVESFGMLCSQKELGISEDHSGIIELPQDYKVGEALSVYYPEDSVIEIEITPDRGDCLSVLGVAREVAARFGLPLKKTALIPVEKSDDPIENAISVSIEAPSGCPRYMGRLIRGVKVAPSEEWMQRRLIKAGLRPINNIVDVTNYILLHFGQPMHAFDYNCIADKKIRVKKAEKEQVFKTLDNAERKLIGDDLLIWDGSRPVALAGVMGGAGSEITEDTHDVFLECAYFDPVTVRKTSKRLGLSTDSSYRFERGVDPADGLSDSLDTAAELIRKMAGGEVAAGRIDENPGKMVPREIRIRPSRASLVLGHSFSAEQVFSFLDSLGFKCKKESEDSIHCTVPLFRHDITLEVDLIEEVGRMYGYDNIPPSVAASVSLYNSLPPVERITDKIRNSLSYFGLNEIMTNSMCSAALRDLLSPEKMPVKILNPLNPEMAIMRTTLAGSMLGVIAYNLNRKNQNNHFYEIGKVFEVTENGKIVEHDVLGIAVEGNYWGASWNTPALKNDFYILKGILEAFTSHLGVDPFKFSPCSKGSRILEGEAAVLDNGLIKGTAGRVSEGVCSYFDIKSTVYYAELDITALINTSIKEPVYSPLPKFPALERDFSFVLPEQISAQAVTEEISRVSPLVEQVVPFDLFRGEKLGAGRKSITFGVKLRSSEKTLTEKEAEGVCSAIVSAVEAKFGAHLRT
- a CDS encoding cell division protein ZapA, which translates into the protein MSTSMESVRVVIFGVEYSIKADVDIETTRQIARYVNSKMAEIHENTASRDHMKIAVMSALNIAGEYFEYKAKYEEGARKLNELQEKLASLNKKVDGVLGC